The Melitaea cinxia chromosome 6, ilMelCinx1.1, whole genome shotgun sequence genome has a window encoding:
- the LOC123654538 gene encoding uncharacterized protein LOC123654538 gives MSEFNCDEEEKDDDMLFENNSEILNLSEEGTKNILNCEQRVEKRPHESSDENINNDNEFITVTRRKVKYRIVSDSMSTQNENSQIDYEIIHDKHEVSMTSLKMLPKQFAMAKLLRDEDIQNIVKIKYKGPYKVLIQFNSADSADKLLKCTKMVDLGFKCMMTMENRYTYGVVKRVDLELDDKEILENLTSEYEIIAVKRLKRVDYDGKWINSEACRISFKGNTLPTYVKGYGVRFKVEPFLFPVSQCSGCWKFGHFLRFCPTRKILCPKCGGNHDNCETKELKCLNCKGPHFVLDKNCPMFVKEKKN, from the coding sequence ATGAGTGAATTTAATTGTGATGAAGAGGAAAAAGATGACGATATGTTATTTGAGAACAATAGTGAGATATTAAATTTGTCAGAGGaaggtacaaaaaatattttgaactgtGAACAACGGGTGGAAAAGAGACCACATGAAAGCAGCGATGAAAATATTAACAACGACAACGAGTTTATTACTGTCACGAGGAGGAAAGTAAAATATCGCATAGTAAGTGATTCAATGTCTACTCAAAATGAAAATTCACAAATTGATTACGAAATAATACATGATAAACATGAAGTATCTATGacatctttaaaaatgttaCCCAAGCAATTTGCGATGGCGAAGCTACTGAGGGATGAagatattcaaaatattgttaaaattaagtataaagGCCCATATAAAGTATTAATTCAGTTTAATTCAGCTGATAGTGCTGATAAACTtctaaaatgtacaaaaatggTAGATTTAGGGTTTAAGTGTATGATGACTATGGAAAATAGATATACTTACGGTGTAGTAAAGAGGGTTGATCTAGAACTTGACGACAAAGAGATATTGGAGAATTTAACTTCAGAATATGAAATCATCGCTGTTAAAAGACTTAAGCGCGTAGATTATGACGGGAAATGGATAAATAGTGAAGCTTGCCGCATTTCTTTTAAAGGAAATACACTACCTACATATGTAAAAGGATATGGTGTTAGATTCAAGGTCGAACCGTTTTTGTTCCCGGTTAGTCAATGCTCAGGCTGTTGGAAATTCGGTCATTTCTTAAGATTTTGTCCTACTAGAAAGATTCTTTGTCCAAAATGTGGAGGGAATCATGACAACTGTGAAACGAAAGAATTGAAATGTCTTAATTGTAAAGGTCCACATTTTGTGCTAGACAAAAATTGTCCTATGTTTgtcaaggaaaaaaaaaattag